The genomic segment CAAATTAGTAAAGCACAACATTCCAGGAAATATTATCGTTATATAAGTAGAATCCGTGATGGACTTACACTATCACTTAGAAGATGTCTTTGGATAACAGGTCTGTCTATTGTGATTCTTGAAGATGGTAAGATCACCGGATCCTTCATCAATGTATACTGCAGGAAAGAAAAGAGTATGTTTACGGTCCTTCTTTCCAGTTTTAATGAATTCCAAAACTAAGCAAAATATAGCTGAAATGTAAATAGACATACTTGAATTGGATCGAGGAATTCGTCGGGAATATCTCCAAGGGCAGCTTCAGTGTCCATGGCCTCTGAAGCCGCAGCCTTGGCCTTTGCACCAAGCTCGATAAAATCTTGTATTATCCTCCCATCCTCACCAATTCTTCGAAGAACATCAGCTGCAGCACTAAACAACTGGAGCAAACTCAAGTTTATTAGATTGTGCTTTAAGAACTATCAGGTCTAGTGGGAACACCAATACTTAGTCCAACGAATGGTTAAACACCCATTAAGGTATACCTGTTCATTATAGGATCGACCATCACTGGAGATGGCAGATGGAAATATGTTTTTGGCATCACCCCTTGCCAGATGAACGTAAATGCGGACAATCTTCAAATAGAAACAATTCACAGTACATAAAACGTCAGTTAAATTCAAAGCCACTTTCCAAGCAAAATCATTAACTTCTTACTTCCTCATTGTAAGAGTATATACCAAAATGAAATTTCTACACTTGACCAACCTGCTTGAGCAACTCTTTCGGACGGAATTCATACTTTTCGGGATCTTTCAGAGTGAGTGACTTTCTTTGAGGGCCAACTAATTGcaataaaaagtaatttaacaTATTCGCCACTCTCTCAACCTGGAAAAAAGGAACAAAGAACAAAAACAGATCAAGGATTCGAAAGGTGATGGCAAGGTAAACTTTAACAAGTAGAGCTTGTCGGCATAAATTTGAGAAATGATAAGCATTGATGCAGAGGAAAAGATGTTACCATCTCAGGGAGTAGAAAAGGAGCTGTAATCTGCTCAGATGTAAAAGCCAGCATACTAACATCCTCATTTGCCAACTTCATGTCAATCCGTATAATCTGAACATAATCCGTAATAAATGTTTAATTGaagttcaaattttaaacatgaatcaTACATACACATCCAAATGGGGGGAAAGGGAATACTGACATTCTCCTGGGAGTGGAACAGTCGAGTTCTCTCTTGCCTCTCCTGAGCGGGCCTGCGTTCCCATTCTGCAGTATTTGACATCTCAGCCTCAAGCTCTTTGAGTTCAAGAATTTTGTTAAGACTTTCATCGAGGAGGTAGATGCTATCGTTAATCAGGAAATTCAAGAAATTCAGATAAAcacccttttcttcttccttcgcAATCTGATAGAACATTTCAACAAAATTCAGGAATCCATTGATagttaaactaaaaacaaatcaTAGAAAGCTCCCCATGTATTAGCCAGTGAAGAAGACCCTACCTGTTTCCAAGCATTACAGTGACTAGGAACTTGCCAAAGATATTCAAGAAGTTCAGCAATATTATGGCGGATGTTGAACTTATCATAGAACTGTACACAGATATGAAACGATGATAATCGACAATGGAAACTCGAAGAAATtataagattaaaaaataataataataacaattggTAGCAATTACCTGTGTGTGAGAACCTGTGAATTCAATGTCAACATATAGCTTCAAAAGATTCCGCACGAGATATTCCAAAGACAGTTGATGCACTTCAAATAGTGTCGATGTCGCAGATGAACCACTGGAAAGAAAGAAACAAGGTAGTGTGTAAACTTACAGAAAATTTCGTGTGAGAAACATGTGACAACAGCATATGGTTTTCTAAAGAGATTGAATAACCTTCTACGCGGCATCCAACAGTTCAAAACTTCAACCATTTTTGCTCTGAGATAGGGGTTCTTGATAAATTGCGGACTTGccataaacataataataaatttcataaaatcatccTGACAAGCAAAACAcaagaataaattaataaaatcataacgATATGAATGAACTTGAGGTATGATCAAAAGTACATAGCTATCCAAATCTAAAACCTACCAGTACATATGAATGAACTCCATCAAGAGCTTTCGGAATCCGAGAAGCAAATATTAATAGTTCCATAGCATCTTCCACAAAGTGCTCTGGCATCGAAGCAAATTCCATCGGACATGTAGGTGGCAGAGGCATTTTAAATCCACCAACCAAGCCAACTAACCAAACCACCATTAGTCGATAGAACGAAAGTGCTTGTTGAATAAGTGCCCCATCCTAGTGAATAGAAGAAAGCAATAATTCAAAATGCTaccaaatttataaatttcctTTCCTCAAATACATCAAAAGCAAAGATAATACgataataaataattagaattatATAAATAGAAAGCCCTCTACTCAAGGCGAAAAAAATGCTAATATGGAATAATAAGACGGAAAACGAAGGGATTGATACATTTCAAAGTTCAGCAGACAAGCAAATCCATATGCATGTGTGCAGAAACCTATGTTATTTGGATTCGGGCATTGTCAAATACAGGTGTGTTTAGTTTTCTTCCAAGCTCTCCATATATTTGGAGGATACTTGGAGAGTAATATCCTCATACCATATGCAAATATGCAACGGACATAGGTATCCAATACAGATACTATAAAGAATTGGAGCAACATTTAATGCGGAAATGCTCAAGGAAGAAGAGATAAGATGTACCCTCAAAATTTGAGCCTCGTAACAGAATTTTTCCTGTGAATACAATTCAATTTCCTTCTCAAGCCTCGATATATCAAGCTCCAGTTGTGGAGAAGGTGCCTGTCCTTGCATGGCTTTTAAGGTGGCAAGTGTGTCTTCACTTCTTGAAATGTCCTGGGTGACGGcatatcaaataaatcaaatcaTCAGTAGAAGAAACAAGAATGAAAAAAGCTCGGGAATCAGTAAAGCATTACCTGGACTAGATGCTTAAAGTCCGAAAATGCCTTTAGGAGGCCCAAGTTGAGTACCCTAGCAGTCATAAAGAAGCATTCACAAATGAAAGGATATTTAGCTTTTTCACTACTACTTCGGGTTGGCTTCACATTTGGGGTACTTCCCGAACTAGATGCTTCTTGCAATTGCCGCAAACTATTTTCACCATCATTATTTAGTCCACTCCCGTCAGTTTTCACAGGATTATCTTTATCGATCCATTCAGCCACTTCTTCTGATGTTGCGTGCAGAGCAGTTAACCCCCTAAAAATGGTTCACTATCAATACTTAACAAAAAGAATTCAAAGCATATAACATTTGGAGCAAAACGATCATGATCTCCAttgaaaaagaaggggagaaaaagaCCATCACCTCAAATCCAAACGGCTACAGTAGAAGACATAGGTTGGATCGATTTTATCTCTTTTTGTTAAATTTGCATCCAAAAATGGCTCTGAAAGTCGGAGCATAACAGCACTGAGATTGACAAACATGCCAGAACTTGCACAAGATATAGGATCCACCTATCATACAGGTCCGCAAAAACGTGTCAAATAGGCTAGAGGGTAGATACATAACCAGATTTACAATTAAGAAACAACTCAAACTTTTACGGAAAATATTCTTAGGTGGAAAAAACAACGAACAAGTTATTGATGCAACAGTTAAGCTCTTGATGCAATCTAACTTAAACAAGGAATGTCATTTAGGAGGGAAACCTGTATATGGGCCCTTGATGCATTTTTATTGATGACTTCTGCAAGATACTCGAGGACACTGTCACGAGTCTCAGTGTTTTTAAGGAGACAAAGAAGAACTTCAGCCAGACCATCATATAAAGTATTCATGAGAGTCTTTATTGTGGTGAATGAAGATAACAAGTCAGCTGCTCGTCTAGTTGATGCATCTGAGAAGCACTGCTGGCTATAATTTTGAGAGAAAATTTATTACTAGACAAAGCTAATAGAAAAAAAAGTCATAAATGTTGATAATTACATTAAAACAATTTCAGGCAAGAAAATCTATACTATCAAACAAACACAATGGCATGGATTTTCTATAACAGTTTAAATTTCCAAAGGACCTGTAAAACACACTGATAAAAAGAAGCTTCCAAACAAATAAAGATCAGCATCAAACATCATTATATGGAACACACTCAAGCACTTCATAGAGTCTCTCTCAAATGCAAAAAGTGAAGATTTTCTTACTagtttaaacaataaaaaaataaaatttacacaatGCTAACCACGAGTCGAATAGTAAATTACATGGATGTATAAACAAGTCGAATTAGTACAAACTATTCAACTTTATTCCAGTGAACAAAAAATATGAAACTCAACAAATGCCAAGTATCAATCCAAATTTAGGAAGGCAGCTCCAATGAGAAAACAGTTACTCAATCTCCCCATTCACTCAAAAAACTTGAGAGGAGCAATCAAGACTGCTACAACAATAACAGCCAACAAGCAACATAATTAAGAGTTCACCCTCGACAAAGATTCCAATAGTTGACATCATCAAAACAACAAAAAGCTGCAATTGACTGCCATTGCTAACCAACTATCCCACCAGTAGATCATTATTAAGCAACTGCACCAAGAGGCCAGACaaggtaattaaaccattggttTTGAGATGTCATTCAGTTCAAAAAACTGAACATGTCTTCCCTTATACAAGTATCAACCAATGCACTGGCCTCAATGCTTGCTCAAATGAGAAACCCTGATATAAATGCTTCCTAATACTAACTGGCCTAAGATCAGTTACCCTAGTAAAATGTACTTACTAAACATTCATTTGACACCCAAAGAGTTCAATCATTCAACCCAATGTGCAAAGCAAAAGTGCATTCTACAATGCCAGCTATGTTTCCAACAACTTATATAGAACCAGATTAAAAATAATAGTCATGTATATAAACATAATGAGGTAATACTCGTTCTCAATTAACACAACAAGCTAACGCAAAAATCAACATCCAAACTCACCCAACATCAGGCTGGCTCTTGAAAATGGTATGATCAGGCAGAGCACTAACATGGAAAAAGGGGCCCAAAATGCTAGTCATTTCGATGACACGTCCATTCAAGTAAACTCCTTTAGGAATCCACCATGGATGATTAACCAAGCTTTTAGCACCAACAGGGAACTTAACCAAATACAACAAAGCCCTCAAAGGTTGCTGAAAATTTCCCAAAGCTGAAACTTTCAAAACACTCCCTCTTAAATCCTCATACAAACCTTTTAAGATAGGGTCCAAAGTATCAAAATCTGAATCCTTAAAGAAGTCTTCCAAAAACCCAGGTGGACAATCCACCCGACTTCCAAAATCATTCCCTCCAAACCCATCAAGCATTACTCCACTTGAAACTTCAGCAAAAACTAAGGGAAACAAAGGGGAACTGGAAGACAAAGAAGAACCGGCTTTGGGGTTACTATCTTTTAAATTCCCATTAGAAAACAAATCAGGATTTCCCAGATGAATCCTAGCATATGAAACAGCCAACTTCTTAGCCTGTTTAGCAGCAGATTCCATCCCAGAACGCAGCGTCTTGTCTTTCATGTTGGAAATCTTCTTGATTTCTTCATGAGCTCGCTTATAACAACCAATGAGATAATTAAAAGGGGGTTCTGAATTAGGGAATTCACCAGACAGACGATCAATTAAAACCCTTTCCATTAGATCACGTGAAAGTAAAAGACTTTTGCCTTCACTTAAGATCTCAGCTGCGGTCATCTCTAGGTAAACAACCCTTGGAtcagaagaagatgatgatgggTTCTCTGGGTTCTCTTTAAGGGTTACAAGGAAGATCTTCCTTAGGATCATATCTTCTATTTCTTCTGGGGCTCTTTGGGGTTTTTGCGTAGCCATAGTTTCGAAGACAAAAAAGGGGATAAAAACTTGGTTTTTTCCCTCCTTTATTTTCCTGAGAAACAAATAGGGTTCTCTTTATATTCCGGAGAGAGAAGAATAATTAGGCTTTGAAGAAAACTATGGAGGAAAACAGATAAATGAAGATTGAGAAATAGGTTTCATGAAGATTGTAGGAAAAGGCTGATTGAGTTGGTCTTGAACTTGGTTCTGTTTTTCTCCAAGTCTTTGTGGCCGTTGATCGGCTTGTTGATTCACTATGATACTGCCACGTTCAACTTCTTTGTTTCTTTGGAATCTCGTAAACtctcctctttctttcttttatcgcAAGTATACTTACAAatattttcagattttttttactaccaaaattaatttaatatctacttgaattttaatttgtattttattatttggaAACAAAGCTAaggataatatttatattattaaaatattaatattttgtactattatttcaaaaaaaattatcaaaatattaatatacttttaataaaatattaagaattacttaaattttaatttattattaaaattaaaataaattaaatttatatttgaaagcaAACTTGCGTAGTGTTTGAAGTAGTGTTTGGGACTAAGGTTAACtacttttaaaattaagaatGAACAAAGTAGAAAAGTAAATATTCACAAAGttcaatttttctaaataaaaaaggCGTTGTCTAGAAAGATAATCTACTAtcttaaaaatacatacaaatgATTACAACTTCTGACACTCACTAAATTAAACTCCTCACTTTTGTACCTAATATCTAAATAACTCTCTTCTAAGTTTTCCCCATACAAACTTATGGCAAATAACCAAGTAACTCATTTGATTTTGTACTTAACGAACTCACGAGAAATGTTCCTCCATGAACAATAATAAGTGTTCTCATATCAGTATAACTACAAGTCTCCTCAATTTATAAAGAAGTGAGACTTGCTAATATATGATATCAATTACAACCAATCTTCCACTAAAACTAGCAAGATAACAAGCACAAAAAATATCTCCAATGTGCTTGGGATGAATCTTGAATCTCCAATATATGCTTCCAAGTTTTACCCGATTCCAATCCCACCAAACTTGGGAAGTTGATTGTGTTTATCCAATCCAAACCAATCTTTAGGATATGTTGTTATAACCAACTTGGATATCATAAATGTGCTTATAGACATCCAAAGTACCGAAAAGATTCAAAGCCAAATAATTTTTGTtgtcaaaatttgtcaacttaaaCATGAAAAGTTTCTAAGCTGAGCAATACTATGAACCTGTAAAAACTGCTCAAAAATTACCTCAACAATCTctaattttggcaattttttgaacaaaaccataaaatgaaaacatattcAACAAGAGATATAAATGCTTGCCTAAGTAACTTCCCCTTAATTAATCATACTTAACTACGGACATAATCAAACAaattaatcattaatttcataaaaGAGGATGATcaaaatactagaaattatataTAAGCGAGCATAATAGAAAAAGGATTCAAAAATATAACAACCAACCTATATAAAATTGAGTTCAAAGTTCCAACACTACGTcttcaaaaagaattgaaaattgaaaatcatTAAAGAAATAACAGTGCCTACTCCCTCTGTTTGTTCAATAAGTTTGCCAAAGTGTTGTTAGAGTTGCTTGGCTAGCAGATCATTCATCAAGGCTTAGCACCATGTACGTTGGCTTGAAGTTGTGGAATGATGCGTTCGTGAGAGGCAATTTCAACATCCAAATGTTGTAGCATCCTTTGTTCAATGGTTGACAGTTGCCCAAGAGCATCAATTTCAGTGCCAACTGGTATAAGCCGTGCATCCACAGGTTGGGCTTCAAGATTAGCCTTAGAATGCTTCCCTTCAAGCCACTTGTAAGAAAACTTTAATTTGGTAGGTtttctgtaatagcccgattttaggcttagtcggaacagtggtttcgggaccacaaatccgacgaaaaaaaaaaatgtaatggcttgaattttcagaggtgtcggaacggtgattcgagatcactaaattcgacaaatgggtagaaaatattattaatttagcaagtataagttaaatatgaagttaggaaaatttttgaaatagtgaatagtgcactagaaataaatattaaaataattagaatcgaaatgaggtatcaagacctcggggattttaaactgagccataaatatttttataaatatttatggagtgttaaaaagttagtattaaagtttcgttaagaaattttaaagttccgataattaattgaacaaaaaggactaaattgtaacaaatgcaaaattttgggaaatgattaaatagcttaaatgataaaaggaagagggcttaaaagcaaatagacccaaggtctatttgggctggacggcagaggcatgaaatcagcaagaaagtaaggagaattaagggcaaaattggaaaattgcaaaatttgcttaataaagttaggacccaagtggaattatctagatttctcttcatttttctgaattctcatcagctaaaacaccatggaagggcttcttcaagctggttcttcatatttttattacaagtaagttcaattcttgactatttcttgaaatttttgtatttttatgacttttacaactaggcccacttgttaaattcattagtttttgattttatgaaagaagttgaaagtttatatgaatatgtgctggaagtatatgatgatttagcatgaaattagagctttaaattgttcatatgctgattttattgaaagaattgaatagaaagtgaatgtttgggacctaatagtaaaagagtttgaagatagagttatatgtggcaattctgaatttcaatagttgtgtaacaacttataatgtctagtaaagtactaattgagaaaattagattaattgaggggttaattgagaaaggaccgaattgtataaactgtgaaatttggggcaaaatggaaatcaacattttgcactaaagcagttttggacagcagcagtagtgtaactttgaaaaatcaccaaaaattgtagagattgaattagaggatgaataaaatatgaaattaaagcttattgagtctagtttcttataaaagaaatgatgtgagcaatggaattgtaaatcatgagatataatagattttgtgagacaaggtcagaatgaattcgggttcccctgttctgactttggaaaatcattaaaaattgtacagaaatgattatgagttatagtttatatggttagaatccttaatgagtctatttttagaagaagcaagctaaaacatcatccgaattctgtacaatgagataattaatttttagtgaagagtggtcggaactgtcagacagcgaaacaggggaaactttaaagaataaactgtactatttggctgaaccaaaaattatgaaaattttatagtataaagatatgtgagtctagtttcagggaaaattaacggatcttaatttggagctctgtagctccggataaaaataatttagtgactctgactcggataaacagctttgaatatacatgttagtgaatattgaaattatggttaatgttgtttaagtgtgttatacacattaaggatgtggaatggagaggaggaggaggaaaattgggaaatatatgaatgattcgtgtataaatggtcatatgtttgattataactcataaacgatgaaatatgaatgatgcttatttttgtgcattattggtcatggtttaagctcatgtgtgaaaataaagtttcatagtatgtgtgtatggtatattcagtatatgatttggcatgaaataataccatgaatggtttatgaattaacacatgttggtaagcctgatatatgaataaatgatcaaattgagcggaacgccggatttgagtacttctgatcaagtgataaagtgataaagtgataagtggtagctttagctacacttatctgatcaagtgacaagtggaaagtgataagtaatagcttcggctatacttatctgatcaagtgataaagtgataagttatagc from the Gossypium hirsutum isolate 1008001.06 chromosome D09, Gossypium_hirsutum_v2.1, whole genome shotgun sequence genome contains:
- the LOC121221099 gene encoding probable ubiquitin conjugation factor E4 — its product is MATQKPQRAPEEIEDMILRKIFLVTLKENPENPSSSSSDPRVVYLEMTAAEILSEGKSLLLSRDLMERVLIDRLSGEFPNSEPPFNYLIGCYKRAHEEIKKISNMKDKTLRSGMESAAKQAKKLAVSYARIHLGNPDLFSNGNLKDSNPKAGSSLSSSSPLFPLVFAEVSSGVMLDGFGGNDFGSRVDCPPGFLEDFFKDSDFDTLDPILKGLYEDLRGSVLKVSALGNFQQPLRALLYLVKFPVGAKSLVNHPWWIPKGVYLNGRVIEMTSILGPFFHVSALPDHTIFKSQPDVGQQCFSDASTRRAADLLSSFTTIKTLMNTLYDGLAEVLLCLLKNTETRDSVLEYLAEVINKNASRAHIQVDPISCASSGMFVNLSAVMLRLSEPFLDANLTKRDKIDPTYVFYCSRLDLRGLTALHATSEEVAEWIDKDNPVKTDGSGLNNDGENSLRQLQEASSSGSTPNVKPTRSSSEKAKYPFICECFFMTARVLNLGLLKAFSDFKHLVQDISRSEDTLATLKAMQGQAPSPQLELDISRLEKEIELYSQEKFCYEAQILRDGALIQQALSFYRLMVVWLVGLVGGFKMPLPPTCPMEFASMPEHFVEDAMELLIFASRIPKALDGVHSYVLDDFMKFIIMFMASPQFIKNPYLRAKMVEVLNCWMPRRSGSSATSTLFEVHQLSLEYLVRNLLKLYVDIEFTGSHTQFYDKFNIRHNIAELLEYLWQVPSHCNAWKQIAKEEEKGVYLNFLNFLINDSIYLLDESLNKILELKELEAEMSNTAEWERRPAQERQERTRLFHSQENIIRIDMKLANEDVSMLAFTSEQITAPFLLPEMVERVANMLNYFLLQLVGPQRKSLTLKDPEKYEFRPKELLKQIVRIYVHLARGDAKNIFPSAISSDGRSYNEQLFSAAADVLRRIGEDGRIIQDFIELGAKAKAAASEAMDTEAALGDIPDEFLDPIQYTLMKDPVILPSSRITIDRPVIQRHLLSDSTDPFNRSHLTSEMLIPNTELKARIEEFIRSQELKKHGEGLNMQSSKGTIQPTSGEMLID